One part of the Dysidea avara chromosome 10, odDysAvar1.4, whole genome shotgun sequence genome encodes these proteins:
- the LOC136236629 gene encoding uncharacterized protein has protein sequence MGNCTTCIREYADLESYILSNKVVLSRIVETFFKTGKAPSSFVKITYDFQVSDNSTDNITDVMNDNTLNCTKHQEVYFWSSSPLYLLGPSPLMYSTLFAVFISEESVTISLPCLCKDIHGALLSRLTYLVKTYAVHDQLQSMQYFSQFFVQAKAGRSDEHEGGDKYRIVAGISAAISVIPSLSSIIFVILAPFCVRPKLYAFARMLYDGTTNNHANNNVLRFDHIFTLFTHSRKFTIAILPALLIFSIGLSLLLVAVYSLSVMKQFEYASEFYRDSCDYENFRCHIDLVMPIVHAICSALPLSICIIAPPIWPIVKLCRGKIDKNEFIIRLTVSSLVTNVTIIGIYFAPYMLLAFITDPLQTTLIYSILTIFLAFCFFHILGTFTVCYSEFGHYFIYLTMGAVMAMGYFFIILIAVLTLGSINNFQTTQTIIFTLLIGMFTFVVLEPAYKQLRKKIREERTSTGSEEATDN, from the exons ATGGGAAATTGCACCACTTGTATTAGAGAATATGCAGACTTGGAGTCATACATTTTAAGCAACAAGGTTGTGTTGAGCAGAATTGTGGAAACATTCTTTAAAACTGGAAAAGCACCTTCAAGTTTTGTTAAAATCACTTATGATTTTCAAGTTTCTGATAATTCAACCGATAATATCACTGATGTAATGAATGACAATACTTTAAATTGTACCAAACATCAGGAAGTGTACTTTTGGAGTTCATCACCTCTATATTTGCTGGGACCGAGTCCACTTATGTATTCTACACTATTTGCAGTATTTATATCAGAAGAAAGTGTTACTATCTCACTACCATGTCTTTGTAAAGATATACATGGAGCTCTTCTCTCTCGACTAACATATCTG GTAAAGACGTACGCAGTCCATGATCAACTACAGTCCATGCAATACTTCAGCCAATTCTTTGTTCAAGCTAAAGCTGGACGTAGTGATGAACATGAGGGTGGTGACAAATATAGAATTGTTGCAGGGATATCAGCAGCTATATCAGTAATCCCATCACTTTCATCTATCATATTCGTAATCCTAGCTCCTTTTTGTGTCCGTCCTAAATTATATGCTTTTGCTAGAATGTTATATGATGGTACAACCAACAATCATGCAAATAACAATGTCCTGCGATTTGATCATATATTCACTCTGTTTACGCATAGTAGAAAGTTTACAATAGCAATCCTGCCAGCTCTACTTATTTTCAGCATAGGATTGAGTCTATTACTTGTTGCAGTTTATAGTTTGTCGGTGATGAAACAATTTGAATATGCCAGTGAATTTTATCGTGATAGTTGTGACTATGAAAACTTTCGTTGCCATATAGATTTGGTTATGCCAATTGTACATGCTATTTGCTCTGCTCTACCATTATCCATCTGTATCATTGCACCACCGATATGGCCAATTGTGAAATTATGCAGAGGTAAAATTGACAAGAACGAATTTATCATAAGACTGACTGTATCATCACTTGTGACCAATGTCACAATTATAGGAATTTACTTTGCACCATACATGTTGTTAGCATTTATTACTGATCCACTACAAACCACCCTTATTTATTCTATTCTGACAATTTTTCTAGCCTTTTGCTTCTTTCACATTTTAGGTACTTTCACTGTATGCTATTCTGAATTTGGACATTATTTTATATATCTAACAATGGGAGCTGTCATGGCTATGGGATATTTCTTCATTATTCTAATTGCAGTGCTGACACTAGGAAGCATTAACAATTTTCAGACTACACAAACTATCATCTTTACTCTATTGATAGGGATGTTCACTTTTGTTGTCCTTGAACCAGCTTATAAACAACTACGGAAAAAGATTAGAGAGGAAAGGACTTCAACAGGATCTGAAGAAGCAACTGATAACTAG